In Brachypodium distachyon strain Bd21 chromosome 2, Brachypodium_distachyon_v3.0, whole genome shotgun sequence, one genomic interval encodes:
- the LOC104582594 gene encoding uncharacterized protein LOC104582594, which translates to MNGRTVPEIDREPEEAVSAEGAAGGDTRQGQRADRIRRRGKVTRSTSIRREGNGGRTQTHARGDRGRRQRSDAPKSRRTGPRLHRSIEGQTQGSAESEPKSAATGLTGIQKARRTTVLYALKPQDDVQEDHEGCDGRAHGGSTPLVHPGTAAQDGEDLHGSTAAPYTYEESTCRAAGRARPRRRRTPRTRSCRRSPCISHKIFFLLVYIQMQVRVNRRRSRGRTQVRRPRAQRWPAAHAVHKDGFIEVYMTKREVSETPRPKHGVKQCMHNKSTGVLGHQGQRPATCSSKGDAVQGDEFFFYDGRAPCYGARLVRDAVLSIISTRPSMPLVRSWAMSTYCTP; encoded by the exons ATGAATGGGCGAACAGTTCCAGAGATCGATCGGGAGCCTGAAGAAGCAGTCTCTGCAgaaggcgccgccggcggcgacacaCGCCAGGGGCAGCGAGCAGACCGCATACGGCGTCGCGGCAAAGTCACACGATCCACATCAATCAGACGGGAAGGCAACGGAGGTCGCACCCAGACGCACGCACGAGGAGATCGAGGAAGAAGGCAGCGCTCAGACGCCCCCAAGTCAAGGCGAACAGGTCCAAGactccatcgatcgatcgagggcCAGACGCAGGGCAGCGCAGAGAGTGAGCCTAAGTCGGCGGCAACGGGACTAACAGGGATCCAGAAGGCTAGACGCACGACCGTGCTATACGCGCTCAAGCCTCAAGACGACGTACAGGAGGACCACGAGGGCTGCGACGGGCGCGCCCATGGCGGCAGCACACCACTTGTGCACCCAGGCACAGCCGCCCAGGACGGCGAAGACCTGCACGGCAGCACAGCGGCGCCTTACACGTACGAAGAATCTACATGCAGGGCAGCGGGCCGGGCGCGCCCAAGACGGCGGCGCACGCCGCGCACAAGGTCATGTAGGAGATCGCCATGCATATCACATAAGATCTTCTTTCTACTCGTTTACATCCAGATGCAGGTCAGGGTGAACAGGAGAAGATCCCGAGGTAGGACGCAGGTGCGGCGCCCACGTGCCCAAAGATGGCCGGCGGCGCACGCCGTACATAAGGATGGGTTCATTGAGGTGTACATGACCAAGAGGGAGGTCAGCGAGACGCCGCGTCCAAAGCATGGCGTCAAGCAATGCATGCATAACAAGAGTACAGGTGTCCTTGGACATCAAGGACAGCGGCCGGCCACGTGCTCGTCCAAGGGGGACGCTGTACAGGGAGATGAGTTCTTCTTTTATGATG GCCGTGCGCCATGTTACGGCGCCCGCTTAGTGCGGGACGCCGTCTTGTCAATAATCAGCACACGTCCGTCCATGCCGTTGGTGCGCTCGTGGGCGATGTCTACATATTGCACGCCCTAG